TTGGTGTCTCCACGGGTTCGACACCCTTGGCTAACATGGCGTCCGCCAGGGCGCCAAATACTCAGAGCGGCACATGTAGCCGCGGCAATGCCAGATAGATGCTGTCGCACCATTGCTCGCCCAGCAGGAACGTGTTGGCAGCCCGACCGGTTTCAACAAAACCCAGGCGCGCCAGGACATGTAGCGAGGCGGCATTGCGCGGATCGACATCGGCCTGCAGATCGGGCGTGTCGGTGACAGCGAAGATGTGGCTGATCACCGCGCGGGCGGCCTCGGTGGCGATCCCCTGCCCCCAGAAATCGGGATGGAGGATGAAACCGAAATCGGGCGGGCGCCAGCTGCCCACTTCGCCAATAACCCGGTCATCAAGCAGGATGAGGAACTGATGGCCTTCCGACTGGTTGTTGGCGATCATCCGCTCGAGCCAGGGCCGGGTCACCTCTATGCTGGCGTGCGGCAGCGTAGACCAAAACCGCATGGCGGCGGGATTGGACATGATCTCGAACAGCGGCCCGAGATCATCCCGTGTTGGGTGACGAAGCGTTAGGCGCTCCGTCTGCAGTTCCATCAGACCAGGCGGCTCTGATCCATGGCTGCCGCGATGAAGCTGGCGAACAATGGATGGGGCTCAAACGGCTTGGACTTCAGTTCGGGGTGGAACTGCACGCCAATGAACCAGGGATGGTCGGTGCGCTCGACAATTTCGGGCAGCTTGCCATCGGGCGAAACGCCAGAGAACAGCAGGCCGTTCTTTTCGAGCAGCTTGCGGTAATCCATGTTCACCTCGTAGCGGTGACGATGGCGCTCTGAAATGCGCGTGGTGCCATAGATATCGGCGACGCGGCTGCCACGGGTGAGCTGCGCGGGATAGGCGCCCAGACGCATGGTACCGCCCAAATCGCCTTCGGTGGCGCGCTTTTCGGTGTCATTACCCTTCACCCATTCGGTCATGATGCCGACGATGGGCTCCTTGGTGGGGCCGAATTCGGTCGAGGATGCGTTCTTGATGCCAGCGGTGTTGCGGGCAGCCTCAACACAGGCCATCTGCATGCCGAAGCAGATGCCGAAATACGGGACATCCTTGACGCGGGCAAAGCGGGCCGCTTCGATCTTGCCGGCCGAACCGCGCTCGCCAAAGCCGCCGGGCACCAGAATGCCGTGGACGTGCTCGAGATAGGGTGCCGGATCGTCGCGCTCGAAGACCTCGGAATCGATCCACTGCAGGTTGACCTTGACCTTGTTGGCAATGCCACCGTGGTTGAGGGCTTCGGACAGCGACTTATAGGCGTCCTTGAGGCCGGTATACTTGCCCACGATGGCGATGTTCACTTCGCCTTCGGGGTTGTGCAGACGGGCCGAAACTTCTTCCCAGGCCTTGAGCTGTGGCTCAGGCGCGTCCTTGATGCCAAAGGTGGCCAGGATTTCGCGGTCAAGGCCCTCATGGTGATAGGCCAGCGGCACATCATAGATCGAGCTGACGTCGAGCCCCTGAATAACGGCGCTTTCACGCACGTTACAGAACAGCGAAAGCTTCTTCTTTTCGCCTTCGGGGATTGGCCGATCGCAGCGCACCAGCAGCACGTCGGGTGCGATGCCGATCGAGCGCAGTTCCTTGACCGAGTGCTGGGTTGGCTTGGTCTTAAGCTCGCCCGCCGAGGGAATGTAGGGCATCAGCGTCAGATGCAGATAGCAGGTGTCGCCGCGCGGCAGATCATTGCCCAACTGACGGATGGCTTCAAAGAATGGCAGGCCTTCAATGTCGCCAACCGTGCCGCCGATCTCGACCAGCACGAAGTCAAAATCCTCATTGCCCTCAAGCACGAAGTTCTTGATGGCGTCGGTCACATGAGGAATGACCTGCACGGTGGCGCCGAGATATTCGCCTTTGCGCTCACGCGCCAGAATGTCGGAATAGATGCGGCCGGTGGTGATGTTGTCGCGCTTGTTGGCCGCACGACCGGTGAAGCGCTCATAGTGCCCCAGATCCAGATCGGTTTCGGCACCATCGTCGGTGACAAAGACTTCGCCGTGCTGGGTGGGCGACATCGTGCCCGGATCGATGTTGAGATAGGGGTCAAGCTTGCGCAGGCGAACCTTGTAGCCGCGCGCTTGCAGGACCGCGCCGAGCGCTGCCGATGCAAGACCTTTACCCAATGAGGAGACCACGCCTCCGGTGATGAATACGTACCGAGCCATGGGCGCTCACCTTAATCACATCAGCATCGATTCGTAGAGGCCACGTGCGGCTCTACACAAAAAGAAGAAGGGGATGTTGCCATCCCCCTCAATCGTCGTGCCTTGCGGCAGTTAGTTCGTCGCCGGAGCTGCCGGCGTTTCGGCAGGTGCATCGGGCACCGGCAAGCTGGCATTGCTGTCGGTTGCAGCGGCAGGTTCTGCCGGCGCAGTCTCGGCAGCAGGGGCCGCTGGCGTTGTTTCAGTGGTCGGCACTGGCAGATCGCTGGTGTCGTCACCCTGCAGCGAATTGAGCGCATCGAGCACGCTGCCCGGGGCTTCTTCGCCGTCAGTGGTCACTGCACGGTCCAGAATGCTGGAGGTGCCGCGATCGAGTTCGCTCAGTACGGTCAGGCCAATCGCTGTTGCAAAGAACAGGGCCGCCAGGATGGCCGTGGTGCGGGTCAGCAGATTCGCCGAGCCGCGGGCCGTCATCAGGCCGCCGCCGCCGCCACCACCGCCAATGCCCAGCGCGCCGCCCTCGGAACGCTGCAGCAGGATAACTGCAATCAGCGCCAGAACGATCAGCAGATAGGCCACAATCAGGACATTCGCCATGGTGTCTCAGTCTATTGGTCTGTCAAAAGATGGCGCGTCATACACGCCTGCGTCCGCAAATGCCAGAGGCCGGGCGGAATTTCCGACCAGCCCTTGGCGCTCACGGCGTCATACGGCGGAGATAATGGTGTAGAAGTCTTTTGCCAAGAGGCTGGCGCCACCAACGAGCCCACCATTAACGTTTTCCACGGCCAGTATTTCGCGGGCGTTCTGCGGCTTGAGCGAACCACCATAGAGAATGCGAATGGATGGGCCCTTTTCGGCGAAGCGCGCCGTGAGTTTTTCGCGGATCGCGGCGTGCATGCTGGAAATGTCTTCAATGGTCGGGGTGCGACCGGTGCCGATGGCCCAGATGGGTTCATAGGCAATGATGACTTCATGCTGGCTGGCGGCCTCGGGGATCGAGCCGGCAAGCTGAGCGGCCACGACGTTTTCCGCGTCGCCGCTGTCACGCTGGGATTCGGTTTCGCCGACGCAGATGATCGGCTTGAGGCCTGCACCGATGGCGGCTTCGGCCTTGGCGCAGACCTGGGCGTCGGTTTCACCATGATCGGCGCGGCGTTCGGAATGACCGACGATGACATATTGTGCACCGGCGTCAGCCAGCATGCCGGCGGAGATATCGCCGGTATGGGCGCCGTGGGATTCGGTGTGGCAATCCTGACCACCGGCCAGAATGCCCGCTGTGGCGCCTTGATGGACCACTTCGGACAGGATTGTTGCGGGTGGGCAGATCACCACCAGCGCGCGGGGCGCTTCACCGGTGGTCAGCATGCCGGCAAGGGCTGTCAGCTCGTCCAGCGAGCCACGCAATCCGTTCATTTTCCAGTTGCCTGCGATAAGCGGCGAGATTGTCGTGGTCACTGTTTGCTACTCCTGCCTCTTGCACCGGAACGGGCTTTGCCCTAACCCCGGCTGTCAAAATGGATTACTAATGCCCTGCCGCCATTGCGGTAAAGGCCCAAGTCTCTGAAACGGAACGTCCGATATGCTCGATAGTTTGCGCGGTTTTGCAAAATCCTGGCCCGGAAAGATCATGGGGGCGTTCCTTCTGGTTGGTGTAGCCGGATTCGGCATCAACAATGTGATCACTGATCTGGGCACCAATACGGTGGCCCGCGTGGGCGACGCGGAGATCAATTCGCGGACCTTCCTGCGCGCCTATCAGCGTCAGATCAATCAGGTAGCACAGCAGCTCGGTTCGGTGCCAACTGCCGAGCAGGCCGTCAATCTGGGTATTCCCTCAATGGTGCTGCAGGATCTGGCGCAGGATGCGGCGCTCGATCAGATGGCGAGCACGTTCGGTCTGGGCGTTTCGGAGGACAAGCTCAGCGAAATGTTGCGGGCTGATCCTTCCTTCCAGGGCACGCTGGGCACGTTCGATCCAAACGCCTTTACCCAGGTATTGCGCCAGAGCGGCCTGACGGAAGCTGAATATTTCCAGGATCAGGGCGATGCTGCGCGTCGCCAGCAGCTGATTTTGAGCCTGTTTGGTGACACTACCCTGCCCGAGACTGCCTCCAAGCTGATCAATCGCTATGTGGGTGATCAGCGTACGATCGATTTCTTCGTGCTGGGTGACACCAATATCGAAACGCCGGCAACGCCGAGCGAAGAGGAACTGGCAGCCTATCTCGAGGAGAACCAGGTCGAGTTCCGCACTGTTGAGACACGCACCGTTCAGATGCTGCGCCTGTCGCCAGCCGATCTGGCAGCAACCAAGACCATTGCAGCGGACGCCATTGCCGCCGAATATGAGCGCACCAAGGACGGGTTGACCAAGCCAGAGCGCCGCACGATCGAACAGGTCGTGCTCAATGACGAACAGGTTGCCGCTTTTGAAGCTGGTCAAGCCGCTGGCACACCGTTTGAAACGCTGCTGGCCGATAATGGCCTGAGCGCAACCGGTCTGGGCACACTGGCCGAGAGCGAAATCAATGACGGCAATCTGGCCCGTGCCGCCTATGGCGTCAGCGAAGGTGGCTTTGCCATCATCGATGGCGTGACGGGCAAGCGTGCGGTGCATGTTTCGGCCATCGAGCCGGGCGGCGTGCCGAGCCTGGATGAAGTCAGCGAGCAGATTGCACAGGGTCTGGCGCGTACCCAGGCCCGCAACGAGATCGCCGATGTGCAGGATCAGGTGGAAGAGTTGCGCGCAGCGTTCCGTCCGCTGACCGAAATTGCGGATCGCTTTGGCCTTCATCTCTATCAGGCTGATGTGACCGCCAGCGGTACCGAGTTGAACATCCTGCCGGATCTTGCCAGTGAAGACGCCGGGCGTATCAGCCAGGCCATCTTCAAGGCCGAGGAAGGTCAACTGACAGCGGCCATTCCACTGGCTGGCAGTGGCAACCTCTACTTCGACCTGACGGCGATTGAGCCGGCGCGGGACCAGACACTGGATGAAGTCCGTGATGCGGTCGCCGCTGCCGTGACCGCGCAGCGCACCAATGATGCCCTGTTGGCGGCCCGTGCTGATGCCGTGGCCAAGCTTGATGCCGGGACGCCGCTTGCCGATGTTGCGGCCAGCTACAATGTGTTCCCTCAGCTGAGCTCGCCGTTTACGCGATTTGGTGCTGCCGATGGCAGCGTCGACAGCGTGGTGGCCGCCGCAGCCTTTGCCGGCGGTGCCGAGCATCATGGTTCGGCGCTGAACCAGTCGGGCGAGCATATCGTGTTCCAGGTGGTCGCTGCGACCCCTGCCGAAGGCCCGCTCGACCCCGGTGCCCAGGCAAGCCTTGAGAACGAGGCGCGTATCGGCATCTATGGCGACTTCGTCACAGCCATCCGTGATGATGCCGGCCTGCGGATCAATCAGCAGGCCCTGCAGCAGACACTGGCTCTCACTTCCGGCCTGTAAATCAGGCCGGATCAACTCGAAACTGGACAATATCACGATGGGCGACGACGATTTTCAGCGCTTCTCTGAGCAATACAATGCCGGGAAATCGCAGATCGTCTGGCGGCGCATCGTGGCCGACCTCGAAACGCCGATTGGCACCTATCTCAAGCTCGCCGAGGGCCGCAAGAACACGTTCCTGCTGGAATCCGTGCAGGACGCGGCCGTGCGCGGACGTTACTCGATCATTGGTACACAGCCCGATGTGATCCTCAAGGTTGAGGCCGGGGCGGCCACGATCAACCGGAGCGCGCAGCTCGACGAGACCAGCTTTGAGCCGGTTGATGCGCTGCCCCTCGACGCCTTGCGCGAGCTGGTTGCAGGCAGCCAGATCGACATGCCCAAGGGATTGCCGCCGCAGTCGGCCGGCGTCTATGGTTATCTGGGCTATGAGATGGTGCGCTATATGGAAGTGCTGCCCGACAGCAATCCAGACCATCTGCAGACGCCTGAAGCTGTGTTGATGCGCCCATCGCTGCTGGCGATCTTCGACACGCTCAAGGATGAGCTCTATCTGACCGCGCCGGTCTATGTGCGTGACGGTGTTTCGGCCCGTCAGGCTCATGAAGCGGCCCAGGCGCGGATCGATGACGCGATTGCGCGGCTGGGCCGGGCCATGCCCGCCACCCCTGCCCTGCCCGATCTGGAAAGCATTGCGGTCACCAGCAATACCAGTCGCGATGAGTATTTTGCCATGGTGGCGCGGGCCAAGGAATACATCACGGCCGGCGATATCTTTCAGGTGGTGTTGAGCCAGCGTTTTTCGGCCGACTTCAACCTGCCGCCCACAGCGCTGTATCGCGCCCTGCGTCGGACCAATCCCAGCCCCTATATGTATTTCCTGGATTTCGGCGATTTCGCTGTCGCCGGATCGAGCCCGGAAATTCTGGTCCGGGTGCAGGATGGCGAGGTCACCATTCGCCCGATCGCGGGGACGCGCAAGCGTGGCGCGACGCCGAGCAAGGACGCGGAGATGGCGGCCGAGCTGATGAGCGACCCCAAGGAGCTGGCCGAGCATCTGATGCTGCTTGATCTGGGCCGCAATGATGTGGGGCGCGTGGCCAAGATCGGCACGGTCAAGGTCACCGACAAGTTCTTCCTCGAATACTATTCGCACGTCATGCACATCGTCTCCAATGTGGTGGGCGAGCTCGACCCGCAATACGATTTCGTTGACGCCCTGTCGGCGGGCTTTCCGGCGGGTACGGTATCGGGGGCGCCCAAGGTGCGCGCGATGGAGATCATTGACGAGCTGGAGAAATCCAGGCGCGGTATCTATGGCGGCTGCGTGGGCTATTTTGGAGCCGATGGCACCATGGACACCTGTATCGTGCTGCGCACGGCGATCCTGAAAGATGGCAAGCTGCATGTGCAGTCGGGCGCCGGTATTGTTGCCGATAGCCAGCCAGCGCTTGAGCAGATGGAATGCGAAAACAAGGCGCGGGCCCTTTTCAGCGCGGCAGAGGAAGCGCTACGCTATGCTGGCGAGGCAAGGATCGGACAATGATGCGGCAGGTATTTGACAGGCAGCGATGGCGGGGCGGCTTCTGACCGTGGCGCCCGATGGGGCCGCCGGAAGTTGACAAAAACCTGCCAGGAACCAGACCATGACCCGCACTCTCGTCATCGATAATTACGACAGCTTTACCTACAATCTCGTCCATTTTCTGGGCGAACTGGGCGCCGATGTTTCGGTGGTCCGTAACGACAAGATTACCCTTGAAGACATCGCCGCACAGGCGCCCGACGCCATTGTGCTGTCGCCAGGCCCCTGCACGCCCAATGAGGCCGGCATCTGTCTGGCCGTGATCGAGCGCTTCCAGGCCGAAATTCCGATGCTGGGTGTCTGTCTGGGGCATCAAGCCATTGGACAGGCCATGGGTGGAGAGGTGATCCGCGCGCCGCATCTGGTGCATGGCAAGACCTCAAAAATCAATCATACCGGCAAGGGCCTGTTCCGCGGGCTCAATGCGGGGTTTGAGGCTACGCGCTATCACTCGCTGACGGTGCGGCCGGAAACCCTGCCCGATGTGCTCGAGGTCACCGCGACCACCGAGGATGGCCTGATCATGGGCATGCAACACAAGACGTTGCCCGTTCATGGGGTGCAGTTCCATCCGGAGAGCATTGCCTCGGAAAATGGTCATGCCTTGCTGCAGAACTTCCTGAACATCGCCCGCGACTTCAACCAGAAGAGGGCCGCGTGATGGATATCAAGACCGCACTGAGCCAGATTGCCGAGCGCAAAAACCTGACGGGCGAAGAGATGCGCGATGTGATGCGCGTGATCATGGCTGGCGAGGCCACACCAAGCCAGATCGGCGCCTTTTTGATGGGCATGCGGATCAAGGGCGAGACCGTTGGCGAAATCGCCGCGGCGGTGTCGATCCTGCGCGAGCAGATGGTGCCCGTCGAGGCGCCCGCCGATGCCATCGACATTGTCGGCACGGGCGGCGACGGCATGGGCACGCTGAACATTTCGACCGCCGCTGCCATCGTGGTGGCTGCAGCCGGTGTGCCAGTGGCCAAGCATGGCAATCGCGCGCTGTCGTCCAAATCGGGTTCGTCGCAGGCGCTCGAAGCGCTGGGCGTTAAACTTGACCTGGAGCCCTCTGGCATTTCGCGCTGCATCAACCAGGCCGGCATCGGCTTCATGTTCGCGCCCAGTCACCATCCGGCGATGCGCCATGTGGGGCCATCGCGCGCCGAAATGGGCGTGCGCACCATGTTCAACCTGCTCGGTCCGCAGTCCAACCCGGCCGGTGTGCGCCGTTACATGCTGGGCGTTTACGCGCGCGAATGGGTCGAGCCTGTCGCCGCGGCGCTATTGGCCAACCGCGCCATCAAGGCCTGGGTGGTGCATGGCAGCGACGGGCTGGACGAGATCACGGTGACGGGCCCCAGCTTTGTCGCCCAGATTGCCAATGGCGATCTGCGCAGCTTTGAAGTGAGCCCGGAACAGGCCGGCCTGAAACAGCACGATCCCAAGGATCTGCTGGGTGGCGATCCCGAATACAATGCCCAGGCCATCCACGCCCTGTTTGACGGGCAGAGCGGCGCCTATCGCGATATCGTGCTGCTCAATGCCGGCGCGGCGCTGATTGTGGCCGACAAGGTGGCCGATCTGCGCGAAGGCGCAGCGGCGGCGGCCGAGCTGATTGACAGCGGCAAGGCCAAGGACACACTGACCCGCCTGGTGGCGGTATCGAATGGACGCGATGCATGACCGATATTCTCAAACAGATCGAAGCCTATAAGCGCGAGGAAATCGCCGCTGCCAAATCCATGCGGCCCTGGGCCGAAGTGGTGGCGCAGGCACATGATCAGGCGCCGACGCGCGGCTTTATCAAGGCGATCAAGGC
The DNA window shown above is from Devosia litorisediminis and carries:
- a CDS encoding GNAT family N-acetyltransferase, translated to MELQTERLTLRHPTRDDLGPLFEIMSNPAAMRFWSTLPHASIEVTRPWLERMIANNQSEGHQFLILLDDRVIGEVGSWRPPDFGFILHPDFWGQGIATEAARAVISHIFAVTDTPDLQADVDPRNAASLHVLARLGFVETGRAANTFLLGEQWCDSIYLALPRLHVPL
- a CDS encoding CTP synthase, whose translation is MARYVFITGGVVSSLGKGLASAALGAVLQARGYKVRLRKLDPYLNIDPGTMSPTQHGEVFVTDDGAETDLDLGHYERFTGRAANKRDNITTGRIYSDILARERKGEYLGATVQVIPHVTDAIKNFVLEGNEDFDFVLVEIGGTVGDIEGLPFFEAIRQLGNDLPRGDTCYLHLTLMPYIPSAGELKTKPTQHSVKELRSIGIAPDVLLVRCDRPIPEGEKKKLSLFCNVRESAVIQGLDVSSIYDVPLAYHHEGLDREILATFGIKDAPEPQLKAWEEVSARLHNPEGEVNIAIVGKYTGLKDAYKSLSEALNHGGIANKVKVNLQWIDSEVFERDDPAPYLEHVHGILVPGGFGERGSAGKIEAARFARVKDVPYFGICFGMQMACVEAARNTAGIKNASSTEFGPTKEPIVGIMTEWVKGNDTEKRATEGDLGGTMRLGAYPAQLTRGSRVADIYGTTRISERHRHRYEVNMDYRKLLEKNGLLFSGVSPDGKLPEIVERTDHPWFIGVQFHPELKSKPFEPHPLFASFIAAAMDQSRLV
- the secG gene encoding preprotein translocase subunit SecG codes for the protein MANVLIVAYLLIVLALIAVILLQRSEGGALGIGGGGGGGGLMTARGSANLLTRTTAILAALFFATAIGLTVLSELDRGTSSILDRAVTTDGEEAPGSVLDALNSLQGDDTSDLPVPTTETTPAAPAAETAPAEPAAATDSNASLPVPDAPAETPAAPATN
- the tpiA gene encoding triose-phosphate isomerase, with the translated sequence MTTTISPLIAGNWKMNGLRGSLDELTALAGMLTTGEAPRALVVICPPATILSEVVHQGATAGILAGGQDCHTESHGAHTGDISAGMLADAGAQYVIVGHSERRADHGETDAQVCAKAEAAIGAGLKPIICVGETESQRDSGDAENVVAAQLAGSIPEAASQHEVIIAYEPIWAIGTGRTPTIEDISSMHAAIREKLTARFAEKGPSIRILYGGSLKPQNAREILAVENVNGGLVGGASLLAKDFYTIISAV
- a CDS encoding peptidylprolyl isomerase; the encoded protein is MLDSLRGFAKSWPGKIMGAFLLVGVAGFGINNVITDLGTNTVARVGDAEINSRTFLRAYQRQINQVAQQLGSVPTAEQAVNLGIPSMVLQDLAQDAALDQMASTFGLGVSEDKLSEMLRADPSFQGTLGTFDPNAFTQVLRQSGLTEAEYFQDQGDAARRQQLILSLFGDTTLPETASKLINRYVGDQRTIDFFVLGDTNIETPATPSEEELAAYLEENQVEFRTVETRTVQMLRLSPADLAATKTIAADAIAAEYERTKDGLTKPERRTIEQVVLNDEQVAAFEAGQAAGTPFETLLADNGLSATGLGTLAESEINDGNLARAAYGVSEGGFAIIDGVTGKRAVHVSAIEPGGVPSLDEVSEQIAQGLARTQARNEIADVQDQVEELRAAFRPLTEIADRFGLHLYQADVTASGTELNILPDLASEDAGRISQAIFKAEEGQLTAAIPLAGSGNLYFDLTAIEPARDQTLDEVRDAVAAAVTAQRTNDALLAARADAVAKLDAGTPLADVAASYNVFPQLSSPFTRFGAADGSVDSVVAAAAFAGGAEHHGSALNQSGEHIVFQVVAATPAEGPLDPGAQASLENEARIGIYGDFVTAIRDDAGLRINQQALQQTLALTSGL
- the trpE gene encoding anthranilate synthase component I → MGDDDFQRFSEQYNAGKSQIVWRRIVADLETPIGTYLKLAEGRKNTFLLESVQDAAVRGRYSIIGTQPDVILKVEAGAATINRSAQLDETSFEPVDALPLDALRELVAGSQIDMPKGLPPQSAGVYGYLGYEMVRYMEVLPDSNPDHLQTPEAVLMRPSLLAIFDTLKDELYLTAPVYVRDGVSARQAHEAAQARIDDAIARLGRAMPATPALPDLESIAVTSNTSRDEYFAMVARAKEYITAGDIFQVVLSQRFSADFNLPPTALYRALRRTNPSPYMYFLDFGDFAVAGSSPEILVRVQDGEVTIRPIAGTRKRGATPSKDAEMAAELMSDPKELAEHLMLLDLGRNDVGRVAKIGTVKVTDKFFLEYYSHVMHIVSNVVGELDPQYDFVDALSAGFPAGTVSGAPKVRAMEIIDELEKSRRGIYGGCVGYFGADGTMDTCIVLRTAILKDGKLHVQSGAGIVADSQPALEQMECENKARALFSAAEEALRYAGEARIGQ
- a CDS encoding anthranilate synthase component II, whose protein sequence is MTRTLVIDNYDSFTYNLVHFLGELGADVSVVRNDKITLEDIAAQAPDAIVLSPGPCTPNEAGICLAVIERFQAEIPMLGVCLGHQAIGQAMGGEVIRAPHLVHGKTSKINHTGKGLFRGLNAGFEATRYHSLTVRPETLPDVLEVTATTEDGLIMGMQHKTLPVHGVQFHPESIASENGHALLQNFLNIARDFNQKRAA
- the trpD gene encoding anthranilate phosphoribosyltransferase, producing the protein MMDIKTALSQIAERKNLTGEEMRDVMRVIMAGEATPSQIGAFLMGMRIKGETVGEIAAAVSILREQMVPVEAPADAIDIVGTGGDGMGTLNISTAAAIVVAAAGVPVAKHGNRALSSKSGSSQALEALGVKLDLEPSGISRCINQAGIGFMFAPSHHPAMRHVGPSRAEMGVRTMFNLLGPQSNPAGVRRYMLGVYAREWVEPVAAALLANRAIKAWVVHGSDGLDEITVTGPSFVAQIANGDLRSFEVSPEQAGLKQHDPKDLLGGDPEYNAQAIHALFDGQSGAYRDIVLLNAGAALIVADKVADLREGAAAAAELIDSGKAKDTLTRLVAVSNGRDA